In Spinacia oleracea cultivar Varoflay chromosome 5, BTI_SOV_V1, whole genome shotgun sequence, a single window of DNA contains:
- the LOC110778670 gene encoding uncharacterized mitochondrial protein AtMg00810-like: protein MDVHNAFLHGDLEEEIYMKIPPGFQKHNSDKVKDLGALKYFLGLEVARSSYGFYVCQRKYALDIISETGLLGAKPADFPMEQNHKLTLEDGADFADGEKYGRLIGHLIYLAVTRPDLAYSVHILSQFMQSQKEEHWEASLRVVRYLKKCPGQGILLRSDSALQLEGWCDSDWTSCPLNRRSLTGWFVLLGMSLVSWKTKKQHIFSRSSAEEKYRSMAALTCELKWLKQLLRDLEVPHKQGMSIFCN, encoded by the exons ATGGATGTTCATAATGCTTTTCTTCATGGAGATTTGGAGgaagaaatttatatgaaaatacCACCTGGTTTTCAGAAACATAATTCGGACAAG GTGAAAGATCTGGGAGCTctaaagtactttttagggcTGGAGGTGGCTCGTAGTAGTTATGGGTTCTATGTttgtcagagaaaatatgccTTGGATATAATTTCCGAGACTGGGTTGTTGGGTGCAAAGCCTGCGGATTTTCCAATGGagcaaaatcataaattaacatTGGAAGACGGGGCAGATTTTGCAGATGGTGAGAAGTATGGGCGTTTGATTGGACATCTGATCTATTTGGCAGTAACAAGACCTGATTTGGCATACTCGGTTCATATTCTGTCACAGTTCATGCAGTCACAAAAAGAGGAGCATTGGGAGGCGTCTTTGCGAGTAGTGCGCTACTTGAAAAAGTGCCCCGGACAAGGTATTCTCCTTCGTTCTGATAGTGCTTTACAGTTGGAGGGGTGGTGTGATTCAGATTGGACGAGTTGTCCATTAAATCGTCGCTCCTTGACAGGTTGGTTTGTGTTGCTTGGTATGTCTTTAGTGTCTTGGAAAACCAAGAAACAACATATTTTTTCGCGTTCGTCAGCAGAAGAAAAATATCGTTCGATGGCCGCATTGACGTGTGAATTGAAGTGGTTAAAGCAACTATTACGGGATTTGGAAGTGCCGCATAAGCAAGGTATGAGCATATTCtgtaattga